ccattttttcctttcagtTTGGTCAATTATTGTTTTGTTGTGTTTAGTTTACTAATTGTGACATGGAAATTCTTCTGCTCATTATTGTTTCTTGCTCGATTAGTCTGGTTGAGTTCCAAAGTTTCTTCTTTGCAGTAAAAATTAGGCCCAAGAACCGAGCATGTTCACATAGTAATGAATTCAGTGAGATGGTTATATCTGGCAATAATTGTTCTGTCTCTacattatgttctttttattctcgaaaGTTCACAGATCAACCATTTGATGCTGACCACTTGGTTGCTCAAATCAACCCCTTTTTTGTGTTATGTTTGATTATGTCAAGTTCTGATCTAATGCTATTGCAACAGGACTATAAAGCCCTGGTTGTAAATCGTTCTTGTGTCGGCAGTGACCTCTCTGCAATAATGATATGATGTAGAGTTTAGTTATTCTTACCATGTGACTTTGTACTAAATCATAGttgtcaaatgaaaaaaatgagggTAATGATATACATACCATATAACATCATATCTGGGTTCAAGTTCAGCAAAGATATCAAGTGACTAATGCTGGATATTCGATAGCTTATAATGGTTTCAACATATGCTTGGTTCCATCAGATGCAATAGCATGTCATGCCCCTCCTAAAGTTCCATAGAGTATTTGACATCTTacacatttccaattttacaaattaatgGACATTTGATAGTTTTGATATAATGGTGTCATTTCCTTTTAATGTCAAAGTTGTGGGTCATATATAGTAGCTTTATGCTATGGGAGATCCTTTATCTGTCGATGATATTGGAAGTTCtggagttctttttcttttgacagtTTGTTGAAACTTGATGCTTCAAGTAGCTTCATGTGACATTCACGATTTCAAATCGTCAAGAGTACTACTTTGctcttttggtcaattttcataTAGCTTATATGTTGTCTATTGTAGTCCTCATAAGAACCTTAGCTGTCCTCGTACTCTAAGCTAAAGTTCCATGTTTAGACCACCCTTGAGCCCCAACTTCTCAGCTTGCTCTAGCAAAATTCCATGCATTATGTTGTTTCATAGCTACCGAACTGacgtcttttttctttttgccagatTAGCATAAAGCATTGGAGATATtacaattttggtcaaaaagtgGTGCCACTGCTTGTTTGTCGTCCTGGCACAGCAGGAACGGTAGATGTCTATTACAAGTAGGTCCTGCGTTTGGTGATGAAGGTAGTTACTTCAGTATCATAGAGATTTTTCAGCGGTAGCAATATGAGTAATGATTAGGAATTTCTAGTAATTTGctattcaattttatcatctTACACTTTGACCACTTACTGGTCACTGCACATCAAACTTCTTTGGTGTTGTTAGTgtatttcttcatttattttgtgtCGGTTATTGACTGACAGCTTTATTATTTAGGATGTTCCGTGAACTGATTTCCTCTATTTTATTTAGTCGAATTCCTTGCCAAGAATTCCTTTACtttgttgatagttttgttcgttttgtattctctttgatgaaaaacaagcttgtttattattattgcgttcattttctctttttttttaaaaaaaaaaactaaaaatgaaaaaataataaaagaacatgTTGACCATGGAATCGACCACGAACTTGTAACatggtaggttccaggttccaggttccaacgggtaggttccaggcgGAATCTGTAAGGAACCTggaactgctcacccctaatccAAACAGTGTAGATTTCATACTCTTGATCTCGATATCAAATTGTAGACGAGAAAGTTCGATGAAAAATAAGGCAAAAATCACGATtgggctctaataccaatgttggaattcaagttggCGGAATAAGACTTACCTTTATCCAATGCGCAAACAATAATTAATCCCAGAACGATCGTTGAATTGCGGATGATACACGAACAATAGTACTTCACGTTGGTCTGAATgtaatcacaaggaaaacacccgatttccacggcATAAATGCAAACTATTCTTGTAAAATGAAATGGAAtgccttccttcttctttgatggaaatgagaCAAACCAATGAGAGGAATCTTTTGATCGTATGTTTTGCCAACCATTCCAACGGTTGTGTTAAGGAGAGTCTTATACATCCCCCTTTGTACCATTTTCAATTGATATATTTCCATCGTAATGTATCAAGTTGATATGGTGTgatccaatcgcaccccatcatggaggtaccagctaaagtacaacatcATCCTTATATTTTATTGTTGCAACAACTTGGTCAATGAGAGTAGGACAATAGGATTTGAATAAGGTGTCATTTCTAGCGAATTTTAAAGACGGTGAAGGGAACATGATGGACCGGATTGCACACCGAATAGGGTGGGAGCATTCCTAGATCATATGTAGGACATTGAAATCAACTCACAAGAGACTAGTGTGTGGTGGTATCATTCAgcgttggaatttcaatttatttctagaGTAGATGAAGCTTGGGCAACCTTTGGAAAAAATGTTTACATGTGTATCAGAGCACAAAATTAGTTGCGCTCAAATGTGCAATCAATCAACATAGACAATTTCTCAGGTGAGTTAATTTAGGAGTGTGCTACAAGCTTTTACGACACTTCAACAATACTTTAGGAGAGAGCATAGTTAAGtaccaaattcattttttcttccacCTCTTGACTCATTTTGATGCCATCATGTTGCTCACATCACTATGCCATTCATTAGCTAAGCAACAATTTTTACCGCAAGGCTAATTATTATTGCAAGGGAGCTTTATGTACAGCTAAAGGAGCATAACAGAGACACAAGCGATGGACGTTTCTGCCAAACCACCGGCGCTTGTTTAGTTTGgtaatttttggaatttcttCCTAAATCATTTTACGTGATGAATGCGCTTGTCTTTCTCATATCGTTGTTTCAACATTAgtaaaatctaaattttcatgAATTGAGAAATCATAATCTTTGCTCGCATTCAAATTTAGGTTATATGTTTGGCCGGTTAATTCTAAAATTACCTCAAAGAAAGGTCTCATTTATTCTTGTgatttttccaacttttttcatCCTTGAGAAGGAGAGGCTTTGATAGCAAATGCAGAGAATGAATAAGGAACAGACTGGACATCTTTTAGCTTGTAAGATCGAACATTATGTCTATTACATTAGTAAAAATTCATGTGCAAtaaattgatcaaaagaaaacaaaagccTCCGTCTTGGTGAAACTTTCGTCATCACCATCCTATAATCAACTCCGGGAGATTCAGGAACCCGACAACTTGATCAACTCAGATGGAGAATGGCAACACTGAAGGCGGTGTTCAGGATGAATTTTCCCAGCAGAGTCGACGAAAACACGGGCTTGTGATGGCTCACAATTGCCGGGTCCTTGCAATGTCGCCCATGGATGCCGGATCTTATTTTCTCCTTTGTCGTCTCTTTCTTATCGTGATCGAAGAGTTGAGTGGCAGTGGACGGCTTTTAGATGTATCCTGCAGGCTTCAAATAACGGTAAATggtgtttggtgaatcgcaCCTTCATAAAAAACAGGACAAATATAACACCGACAATATATGCAGCAATTCGAGCGTAGGCATTATACACATAAGAGATTTGCGGAAATGGTAATTCCAACTTTCTTTCGGTTAAAAAGACTTATAAACAGAACTGGAGCATGTACCTTAGAGAGGTCGCCCTCCAGTTTCTTAGACTTACAGGCATAGGCTAACTGCGAATGTCCACTTCACAGTCACATTCACGTAATTCTGATAGACTGGCGAGATCACAAGAGAAAACTTGCACCTTCCTGAGACGGGGTAGATCTTTGAGCCCATCAAGGTTTGTTATGCTGCATTTGGAAATTTTCAGGACTtccaaaaactttaaattttcaagaCCGTCAATCTTTGCTAAATCGCAGTCGTCTAGTTCCAGTTCTGACAGATACTTCAGACCAGAAAATTTTGGCTCTTGAATTGTGCAATGTTTGAGACGCAGAGTCGATAAGCTTGAAGTCGAGGGAAGCCATGTGAGGTCTAGCTCCTTCATGTAGGATAAAGAGAGCTCCTGGAGCTGAGTAAGGGCACCGAAGTTCCCGGGGAGATTGGTGACCATTGGAAGGGACAGTTGCAAGGTCTCTAGACTTGGTAATCTTGCGATCCACCCAATATTCGGAGTCTTTAGATTCAATAGCCTCATTGGCCATTCAGCTTCTGGCTGCTCAACCTCTTTCAAAAGTAGCTCTTTCAGATTCGTCAGATATGACAAGTCAGGGACTATCATTTCTTTGGATCCCCAAACGAGACTGAGTAAACTGGAGGGCAACTTTGGTAGAGCCTGAAGTTGGTCGCAGTCGAGTAGATCCAGGGTTTGGAGGCGTGAGAGATGGCAAATGCTCGGAGGCAGCTCAACAACATCAGGTGATGATAATCTCAAAATTCTCAAAGAGGATAATCCTGAAATATCGCAACGAACTTCACCCTCCAAACTGCAGCAGGAGAAATCTATCTCCTCCAGGTTTTCTAAGTTCACGATATCTTCAGGAAATTTTCGTAGGGGAGTGTGCGCCATTTTTAGCGTCTTCAAGTTCCTCAAATCCTTAACTGACCATGGCATTTTCATGATTCCAGTGTATGAAAGGTCCATTAACTCCAGCAGCTTCAGCTTCCCGATGGAAGTCGGAAGTTTACCCGACTTCCAACAATTCCTTAAAGAAAGTCTCCGAagttttgaagaaattcaacaTTATATGGAAGCCCATCGATATCAGCACCATCCAGAGCAAGACTTGAGAGACTCCTTAGGCGGCCAATTGTGGATATATCTTGCAAATATTGACAGTCACAAGCACTAAGTATTTCAAGATTCTCCAAAGAACCTTCTGGGAAACATATACTGTAAATGCCAGTTCCATCAATCAGAAGTTCCCTCAAAGATTTCATGCAGCACAGTTCTAGGGGCAACTGCCTGACTCGGCTGCACTTTCTCAGATTTAAGGAA
This genomic stretch from Eucalyptus grandis isolate ANBG69807.140 chromosome 3, ASM1654582v1, whole genome shotgun sequence harbors:
- the LOC120291345 gene encoding leucine-rich repeat-containing protein 40-like, producing MDLSYTGIMKMPWSVKDLRNLKTLKMAHTPLRKFPEDIVNLENLEEIDFSCCSLEGEVRCDISGLSSLRILRLSSPDVVELPPSICHLSRLQTLDLLDCDQLQALPKLPSSLLSLVWGSKEMIVPDLSYLTNLKELLLKEVEQPEAEWPMRLLNLKTPNIGWIARLPSLETLQLSLPMVTNLPGNFGALTQLQELSLSYMKELDLTWLPSTSSLSTLRLKHCTIQEPKFSGLKYLSELELDDCDLAKIDGLENLKFLEVLKISKCSITNLDGLKDLPRLRKVQVFSCDLASLSELRECDCEVDIRS